The following are from one region of the Microbacterium sp. cx-55 genome:
- a CDS encoding replication-associated recombination protein A, with protein MTGGALFQGQTPLAVRMRPVSLDEVAGQRHLLRPGSPLVALADRSRQTNGAVSVILWGPPGTGKTTLAQAIARSSGRRFVELSAVTAGVKDVREVMQDALNQRDLYGQSTILFLDEIHRFTKAQQDALLPGVENGWIVLIAATTENPSFSVISPLLSRSLLLTLETLGDDDLRSLVDRAVSDPRGLAGSVALADDARAALVQMASGDARRALTALEAAAAMVDDPESDDTPEITAEVVAQAVDRALLRYDRQGDEHYDVISAFIKSIRGSDVDAAIHYLARMIEAGEDPRFIARRLVISAAEDIGLADPQALQIAVAAADAVAFIGMPEGRIPLAEATAYLASTAKSNAAYLAIDRAIADVRNGGFGRVPNHLRDAHYAGAKRLGHGKGYRYPHDADVGVVAQQYLPDPLVGHRYYEPTSHGHERDVAARLERIRRILDGTA; from the coding sequence ATGACCGGCGGCGCACTCTTCCAGGGGCAGACCCCTCTCGCGGTGCGGATGCGGCCGGTCTCGCTCGACGAGGTGGCCGGCCAGCGGCACCTTCTGCGACCGGGCTCGCCGCTCGTGGCGCTGGCAGACCGCTCCCGCCAGACGAACGGCGCTGTCTCGGTGATCCTTTGGGGTCCCCCCGGCACGGGGAAGACGACACTCGCGCAGGCGATCGCCCGGTCTTCGGGGCGTCGGTTCGTCGAGCTCTCCGCCGTGACCGCGGGCGTGAAAGACGTTCGAGAGGTGATGCAGGACGCGCTGAATCAGCGCGACCTCTACGGGCAGTCGACGATCCTCTTCCTCGACGAGATCCACCGATTCACGAAGGCCCAGCAGGACGCGCTGCTTCCGGGCGTCGAGAACGGATGGATCGTGCTGATCGCGGCGACCACCGAGAACCCCTCGTTCTCCGTGATCTCGCCGCTGTTGTCACGATCGCTGCTGCTGACGCTCGAGACGCTCGGCGATGACGATCTGCGCTCGCTCGTCGACCGGGCGGTGAGCGACCCGCGGGGGCTCGCGGGCTCGGTCGCACTCGCCGACGACGCCCGCGCGGCGCTGGTGCAGATGGCATCGGGCGACGCCCGACGGGCGCTCACGGCGCTCGAGGCGGCCGCGGCGATGGTCGACGACCCGGAATCCGATGACACTCCTGAGATCACGGCCGAGGTGGTGGCGCAGGCGGTCGATCGCGCGCTCCTGCGCTACGACCGTCAGGGCGACGAGCACTACGACGTGATCAGCGCCTTCATCAAGTCGATCCGGGGGAGCGATGTGGATGCGGCGATCCACTACCTCGCGCGCATGATCGAGGCGGGGGAGGACCCCCGGTTCATCGCCCGCCGCCTCGTCATCTCCGCCGCGGAGGACATCGGCTTGGCCGATCCGCAGGCGCTGCAGATCGCCGTCGCCGCCGCCGACGCCGTGGCGTTCATCGGCATGCCGGAAGGCCGCATCCCGCTCGCCGAAGCGACGGCGTACCTCGCGTCCACCGCGAAGTCGAATGCCGCGTACCTCGCGATCGACCGGGCCATCGCCGACGTCCGAAACGGCGGATTCGGGCGGGTCCCGAATCATCTGCGCGATGCCCACTACGCGGGCGCGAAGCGGCTCGGGCACGGCAAGGGCTACCGCTACCCGCATGACGCGGATGTCGGCGTCGTGGCGCAGCAGTACCTGCCCGATCCGCTCGTCGGACACCGCTACTACGAGCCGACATCGCACGGGCACGAACG
- a CDS encoding dioxygenase, with protein sequence MANPKSREQRAERERARLYQARRDFHAGISRRRVRDNLIAGIAGGILILAVVGGQVAYYTLGPGVPAPSSSPSPTATPSIPAP encoded by the coding sequence GTGGCCAACCCGAAGTCACGCGAACAGCGCGCCGAACGCGAGCGTGCTCGCCTGTACCAGGCCCGACGGGACTTCCACGCCGGCATCAGCCGCCGCCGCGTGCGAGACAACCTCATCGCCGGGATCGCCGGCGGCATCCTCATCCTCGCCGTCGTCGGCGGACAGGTCGCGTACTACACGCTCGGACCGGGCGTACCCGCTCCGTCCTCCTCCCCCTCCCCGACGGCGACGCCGTCGATACCCGCGCCCTGA
- a CDS encoding DUF349 domain-containing protein produces the protein MPRKPKAAPVAVENGEPWGRVDDDGTVSVREGDQWRVVGQYPDGSPEEALAYFTRKYADLASEVTLLEVRQRRGGASASDLRHTATTLQGKLVDAAAVGDLASLTSRLDALFGTLQEATAAEAQVAKQAVDAAIVERTALVDRAEAIAARDPRTVQWKQVSVELNDLFEQWQAHQQNGPRLPKSTSQQLWSRFRDARSTVERHRRAFYAELDETHKHAKDQKTRLVERAEALAPRGEEGIPAYRGLLDEWKAAGRAGKKVDDALWARFKAAGDALYGARIERESVEAEESKGRIELKRAVLERARPIVDVKDLASARQQLTAIQREWDEIGRIFPRDKERTLDDELRKIETSVRTREDADWKRNDPETTARANDMTRQLTDAIEKLEADVAAAEKRGDARATKEAQAALEARKAWLRAIGG, from the coding sequence ATGCCTCGCAAGCCGAAGGCGGCACCCGTCGCCGTCGAGAACGGCGAGCCCTGGGGCCGCGTCGACGATGACGGAACGGTCTCGGTGCGCGAGGGCGACCAGTGGCGTGTCGTCGGTCAGTATCCCGACGGCTCCCCCGAGGAGGCGCTCGCCTACTTCACCCGCAAGTACGCCGACCTCGCCAGCGAGGTGACCCTGCTGGAGGTGCGTCAGCGCCGCGGCGGGGCGTCCGCCTCCGACCTTCGACACACCGCGACGACCCTGCAAGGCAAGCTCGTGGACGCGGCGGCGGTGGGCGATCTCGCTTCCCTCACCTCGCGCCTCGACGCCCTGTTCGGCACGCTGCAGGAGGCGACCGCCGCCGAAGCCCAGGTCGCGAAGCAGGCCGTCGATGCCGCCATCGTCGAGCGCACAGCGCTGGTCGACCGCGCAGAGGCGATCGCGGCCCGCGACCCGCGCACGGTGCAGTGGAAGCAGGTGTCGGTCGAACTGAACGACCTCTTCGAGCAGTGGCAGGCGCACCAGCAGAACGGTCCGCGCCTGCCCAAGTCGACGTCGCAGCAGCTCTGGTCCCGATTCCGCGACGCGCGCAGCACCGTGGAGCGGCACCGTCGGGCGTTCTACGCGGAGCTCGACGAGACCCACAAGCACGCGAAGGACCAGAAGACCCGTCTCGTGGAACGCGCGGAGGCGCTCGCCCCTCGCGGCGAAGAGGGCATTCCCGCGTACCGCGGACTGCTCGACGAATGGAAGGCCGCCGGACGCGCCGGCAAGAAGGTCGACGACGCGCTCTGGGCTCGGTTCAAGGCTGCGGGCGACGCGCTCTACGGCGCACGCATCGAGCGCGAGTCCGTGGAGGCCGAGGAGTCGAAGGGGCGCATCGAACTGAAGCGTGCGGTACTCGAGCGTGCCCGGCCGATCGTCGATGTCAAGGACCTCGCCTCCGCGCGCCAGCAGCTGACGGCGATCCAGCGCGAGTGGGACGAGATCGGTCGGATCTTCCCGCGCGACAAGGAGCGGACGCTCGATGACGAACTGCGCAAGATCGAGACGTCTGTGCGCACGCGGGAAGACGCCGACTGGAAGCGCAACGACCCCGAGACGACCGCCCGCGCGAACGACATGACGCGGCAGCTGACCGACGCGATCGAGAAGCTCGAGGCCGACGTCGCCGCCGCCGAGAAGCGCGGCGACGCCCGGGCGACGAAAGAAGCCCAGGCCGCCCTCGAGGCGCGGAAGGCGTGGCTCCGCGCGATCGGCGGCTGA
- a CDS encoding type IV toxin-antitoxin system AbiEi family antitoxin, with protein sequence MTSLFVYFPGERLSSAELSAACLDGHLVELGEGYVPADTVETSWLRAASLRAIAGTELAAILTSAAWVHGALAEPPARHRLQRASPQRIHEPIGRRFVYRDPQLPAGDIVRIAEVAVTTPARTVADLARSATPTDLAALQGFVDTDPQVLADGCELLRTSTRMPHKRAAIEILEDLIRTT encoded by the coding sequence ATGACGTCGTTGTTCGTGTACTTCCCCGGTGAGCGGCTGAGCTCGGCCGAACTCAGCGCGGCTTGCCTCGACGGGCATCTGGTCGAGCTCGGCGAAGGGTACGTGCCGGCCGACACCGTGGAAACGTCGTGGCTGCGCGCGGCATCGCTCCGCGCGATCGCCGGAACCGAGCTCGCGGCGATCCTGACGAGTGCGGCGTGGGTGCACGGCGCTCTCGCGGAGCCTCCCGCGCGGCACCGGCTGCAACGCGCCAGTCCGCAGCGGATCCACGAGCCCATCGGCCGCCGATTCGTCTACCGCGATCCGCAGCTTCCCGCGGGCGACATCGTCCGGATCGCCGAGGTCGCGGTGACGACGCCGGCACGGACGGTCGCCGACCTCGCCCGCAGCGCGACGCCCACCGATCTGGCGGCGCTCCAGGGCTTCGTCGATACCGACCCGCAGGTTCTGGCGGACGGATGCGAACTGCTGCGCACCTCGACCCGGATGCCGCACAAGCGAGCCGCGATCGAGATCCTCGAGGATCTGATCAGGACGACGTGA